Proteins encoded by one window of Arachis hypogaea cultivar Tifrunner chromosome 1, arahy.Tifrunner.gnm2.J5K5, whole genome shotgun sequence:
- the LOC112797360 gene encoding kinetochore protein NDC80 homolog translates to MSNENASGLEEKRNNVATVQSQIDKMEAELNMIKNETQDYVNRCSAEAKQTLEDVHVASHDLDIMEREAAELLKATQLNLQGAIKQSEEKIQMRARELLKLVDSISKYKEYVESKISEMNRDLSETATAVSEAYRDSFPAQFINILNSKKIAHCTLSLISQ, encoded by the exons ATGTCCAATGAAAATGCTTCTGGGCTTGAGGAAAAAAGAAATAATGTTGCAACAGTGCAGTCACAGATTGATAAA ATGGAAGCTGAACTAAACATGATAAAGAATGAAACACAAGATTATGTAAATAGATGTTCAGCTGAAGCAAAGCAAACGTTGGAGGATGTCCACGTAGCAAGTCATGACCTGGACATTATGGAAAGAGAGGCAGCTGAGCTTCTAAAG GCTACCCAATTGAATTTGCAGGGAGCAATTAAGCAAAGTGAAGAAAAAATACAAATGCGTGCTCGCGAGCTCCTGAAGTTGGTTGATTCAATCTCAAAGTATAAAGAATACGTGGAGTCTAAAATTTCAGAGATGAATAGGGATCTATCAGAAACTGCAACTGCTGTCTCTGAGGCATACAGGGATTCATTTCCAGCCCAATTCATTAATATATTGAATTCCAAGAAGATTGCACATTGTACTCTTTCATTAATATCACAGTAG
- the LOC112797354 gene encoding ferredoxin--NADP reductase, root isozyme, chloroplastic-like, producing the protein MRYGDNFDGKTTSLCVRCAVYYDPDTAKEDPSKQGVCSNFLCNSKPGDKIKITGPSGKIMLLPEDDPNATHIMIATGTGVAPFRGYLRRMFMESVPKFKFGGLAWLFLGVANTDSLLYDDEFTKYHKDYPDNFRYEKALNREQKNRSGSKMYVQDKTEEYRDEIFKLLDNGAHIYFCGLKGMMPGIQDTLKKVAEQRGENWEDKLSQLKKNKQWHVEVY; encoded by the coding sequence ATGAGGTATGGAGACAATTTTGATGGCAAAACCACCAGCTTGTGTGTGCGCTGTGCTGTTTATTATGATCCTGACACTGCAAAGGAAGATCCTTCTAAGCAAGGTGTTTGCAGCAACTTTTTGTGCAACTCCAAGCCTGGAGACAAAATTAAGATCACAGGGCCTTCTGGGAAGATCATGCTTTTGCCTGAGGATGATCCAAATGCGACACATATAATGATTGCCACCGGCACTGGTGTAGCTCCATTTAGGGGCTATCTACGTCGAATGTTTATGGAGTCAGTTCctaaatttaagtttggtggaCTAGCCTGGCTCTTCCTCGGTGTTGCCAATACCGATAGTCTTCTGTATGATGACGAATTCACCAAATACCATAAGGACTATCCAGACAACTTCCGCTATGAAAAGGCTCTCAACAGAGAGCAGAAGAACAGGAGCGGAAGCAAGATGTATGTTCAGGATAAGACTGAGGAATATCGCGATGAGATCTTCAAACTTCTCGACAACGGGGCTCACATTTACTTCTGTGGTCTAAAGGGGATGATGCCTGGAATCCAAGATACCCTGAAGAAGGTTGCAGAGCAAAGAGGAGAAAATTGGGAAGATAAGCTTTCACAACTTAAGAAGAACAAACAATGGCATGTCGAAGTCTACTGA
- the LOC112797377 gene encoding glutamate receptor 3.6 gives MIRNWGVVVLIVLLSNGFCSNGVDLDDIDIDNNNSNNTTIPDVVNIGVLFSFNTSVGKIVKIAVEAAVKDVNSDPSILGKTQLKLSLQEDSKYRGFLSIAEALQLMATHTVAIIGPQTSTTAHVISHIANELRVPLLSFTATDPTLSSLQFPFFIRTSFNDMYQMTAIADLVNYYGWREVIAVYGDDDHGRNGIGALGDKLAERRCKISFKAPMSPEATREEITDVLVQVALAESRVIVLHTSTTWGPKVLNVAKSLGMMENGYVWIATTFLSTGIDISSPLSLSVMDDIQGVIALRMYVPDSKLKRSFISRWKNWTNGSLGLSTYAIFAYDTVYVLAHALAAFFKQGNRITFSSDSKTSLIHGDNMHLDAVKIFNEGKLLRKSIYEVNMTGVTGHFKYTSDGNLANPAYEIINVVGTGTKRIGYWSNHSGLSSVSPEELHSKPASHSSSSQKLLSVIWPGDTTQKPRGWVFPNNGRMLKIGVPKRISYREFVSQVKGTDMFKGFCIDVFLSAVNLLPYAVPYKFISYGDGHSNPSNTELVRLITTGVFDAAVGDITITTERTKMVDFTQPFIESGLVVVASVKKTDSNAWAFLMPFTPMMWTVTAIFFLVVGAVVWILEHRLNDDFRGPPKKQVATILWFSFSTMFFAHRENTVSTLGRFVLLIWLFVVLIINSSYTASLTSILTVQQLSSPIKGIESLINNNEPIGYLQGSFTKGYLVNEIGIDASRLVALTTPEESATALDKGPHKGGIAAYVDERAYIELFLSSRCDFSIVGQEFTRNGWGFAFPRDSPLAVDLSTAILELAENGDLQRIHDKWLLRSACLSQGAKLEVDRLKLRSFWGLYLLCGLACLIALFVYLFQTMKQYKKHYTEDDKSSSGLKSTPSRLRTFLTFVDEKEDTVKSRSKRRKTEMASFKSTSEVGSSNNGYSESSSQRIECTNNET, from the exons ATGATTAGAAATTGGGGCGTTGTGGTGTTGATTGTTCTTCTCTCCAATGGTTTCTGTTCAAATGGGGTTGACTTGGAtgatattgatattgataataataatagtaataataccACAATTCCTGATGTTGTAAATATTGGGGTTCTTTTCTCTTTCAATACAAGTGTTGGCAAAATTGTGAAAATCGCCGTAGAAGCCGCAGTTAAAGATGTAAATTCTGATCCATCAATTCTTGGCAAAACTCAGCTCAAGCTCTCACTTCAAGAAGATTCCAAATATAGAGGATTCTTGAGCATTGCTGAGG CATTGCAGCTCATGGCAACACACACTGTGGCCATAATTGGCCCACAGACCTCCACAACAGCTCATGTCATATCTCACATTGCGAACGAGCTTCGAGTTCCCCTGCTGTCGTTTACAGCCACTGACCCCACCCTTTCTTCGCTTCAGTTCCCATTCTTCATTCGGACATCTTTTAATGATATGTATCAGATGACTGCAATAGCAGATCTTGTTAACTACTATGGTTGGAGGGAGGTTATTGCAGTCtatggtgatgatgatcatgggAGGAATGGAATTGGTGCCTTAGGGGACAAGCTAGCTGAGAGGCGCTGCAAGATCTCGTTTAAAGCTCCTATGAGTCCTGAGGCAACCAGGGAGGAGATCACTGATGTGCTTGTTCAGGTAGCTCTGGCTGAATCGCGGGTTATAGTCCTTCACACAAGTACTACTTGGGGGCCAAAAGTGCTAAATGTGGCGAAATCTCTTGGAATGATGGAAAATGGTTATGTCTGGATAGCCACAACTTTTCTGTCTACCGGGATAGATATAAGTTCTCCACTTTCTTTGAGTGTAATGGATGACATTCAAGGAGTTATTGCGCTACGAATGTATGTGCCGGATTCAAAGCTTAAGAGATCTTTCATTTCGAGGTGGAAAAACTGGACTAATGGCTCCCTTGGATTGAGTACTTATGCTATCTTTGCATATGATACTGTCTATGTTCTTGCTCATGCGCTTGCTGCATTTTTTAAACAAGGGAACCGAATCACCTTTTCATCTGATTCAAAGACATCTCTAATACATGGTGACAACATGCATCTTGATGCTGTCAAGATATTCAACGAAGGAAAACTGCTGCGAAAAAGTATCTACGAGGTTAACATGACCGGTGTAACAGGTCACTTCAAGTATACATCTGATGGAAACCTTGCAAATCCGGCATATGAAATCATCAATGTGGTTGGAACAGGGACTAAGAGGATTGGTTATTGGTCTAATCACTCTGGACTATCATCTGTAAGTCCTGAAGAACTTCATTCAAAGCCGGCTAGTCATTCAAGTTCAAGTCAAAAGCTACTATCTGTGATTTGGCCAGGGGACACAACACAGAAACCTCGTGGTTGGGTTTTTCCAAACAATGGAAGGATGCTAAAAATTGGAGTTCCAAAAAGGATCAGTTACCGCGAATTCGTCTCACAAGTAAAAGGCACTGATATGTTCAAGGGGTTCTGCATTGATGTCTTTCTTTCTGCAGTGAACTTGTTGCCTTATGCTGTCCCCTATAAGTTTATTTCGTACGGAGACGGTCACAGCAATCCTAGTAACACTGAACTTGTCCGTCTGATCACCACCGGT GTGTTTGATGCTGCTGTAGGTGATATTACAATTACCACAGAAAGAACAAAGATGGTGGATTTTACGCAGCCATTCATCGAGTCCGGTCTAGTGGTAGTAGCatcagtgaagaagacagactcaAATGCTTGGGCATTCTTGATGCCATTTACTCCAATGATGTGGACTGTCACAGCTATCTTCTTCCTAGTTGTTGGTGCTGTTGTCTGGATTTTAGAGCATAGGCTCAATGATGATTTTAGGGGACCTCCCAAAAAACAAGTAGCCACAATTTTGTG GTTCAGTTTCTCAACCATGTTTTTTGCCCATA GGGAAAACACAGTGAGCACTCTCGGTCGATTCGTGCTGCTTATATGGTTATTCGTAGTTCTCATAATCAACTCGAGTTATACAGCAAGCTTGACTTCAATCCTCACAGTGCAACAACTTTCTTCACCAATAAAGGGCATTGAAAGTTTGATAAACAACAATGAGCCTATTGGCTACTTGCAGGGTTCTTTCACTAAAGGTTATTTAGTCAACGAAATTGGCATCGATGCGTCGAGACTTGTAGCTCTAACAACACCAGAAGAATCTGCCACTGCTCTGGACAAAGGTCCCCATAAAGGTGGCATCGCTGCATATGTCGACGAACGTGCATACATAGAGCTGTTCCTTTCAAGCCGCTGCGATTTCAGCATTGTTGGTCAAGAGTTCACCAGAAATGGTTGGGGATTT GCCTTTCCACGAGACTCGCCATTAGCGGTTGACCTGTCAACAGCCATTTTGGAGTTGGCTGAGAACGGCGACCTTCAACGGATCCACGACAAATGGCTTTTGCGCAGTGCTTGCCTGTCGCAAGGTGCGAAGCTCGAAGTGGACAGACTCAAGCTGAGGAGCTTCTGGGGTCTCTACCTACTCTGTGGCTTGGCATGTTTGATTGCTCTCTTCGTATATCTATTTCAAACCATGAAGCAATACAAGAAGCACTACACCGAAGACGACAAGTCGTCGTCCGGTCTAAAGTCCACGCCGTCGCGACTAAGGACTTTCCTTACATTTGTAGATGAAAAGGAAGACACAGTTAAGAGCCGCTCCAAGAGAAGGAAAACGGAGATGGCATCATTCAAAAGTACAAGTGAGGTTGGATCATCCAATAATGGATATTCAGAATCATCTTCTCAGAGAATTGAGTGTACTAATAATGAGACATGA